From one Bacteroidales bacterium genomic stretch:
- a CDS encoding NAD(P)H-binding protein, producing MRTAAIFGSTGLIGNHLIQLLSQHKDYNKGYSYARKKPESLLYKIEHIDFNPESFSIPNEVDDVFVCLGTTMKKAGSKDAFRKVDYEMVIEIAKQSKLAQVKRFVVVSSIGADPSTGNFYLRTKGQMEEEVKKIGFDYCGIVRPSLLLGNRKEFRFVEKISIALFKVLNFIFVGSLRKYKGINAEDVAKSMIMLAQNGNGIVTVDSNILKKIAEEYDKQL from the coding sequence ATGAGAACTGCTGCCATATTCGGATCCACGGGATTAATAGGAAACCATTTAATTCAACTACTATCGCAACATAAGGATTATAATAAGGGTTACTCCTATGCCCGCAAAAAACCAGAGTCGCTTCTTTATAAAATTGAACATATCGATTTTAATCCCGAATCATTTTCAATACCCAATGAGGTTGATGATGTGTTTGTTTGTCTTGGAACTACCATGAAAAAGGCTGGTTCAAAGGATGCATTCAGAAAAGTGGACTATGAAATGGTTATTGAAATTGCCAAACAATCAAAATTAGCACAGGTAAAACGCTTTGTTGTAGTAAGTTCAATTGGGGCAGATCCATCAACGGGAAATTTCTACCTCCGAACTAAAGGACAAATGGAGGAGGAGGTTAAAAAAATTGGCTTTGATTACTGCGGTATTGTTCGTCCCTCGCTACTCCTGGGCAATAGAAAAGAATTTAGATTTGTAGAAAAAATTAGTATTGCACTGTTTAAAGTTTTAAATTTTATCTTTGTTGGCTCATTAAGAAAATATAAGGGCATAAATGCTGAAGATGTGGCCAAAAGCATGATAATGCTTGCACAGAATGGCAATGGGATTGTAACAGTAGATTCAAATATTCTTAAAAAAATTGCGGAAGAGTATGACAAACAATTATAG
- a CDS encoding nitroreductase — protein sequence MTNNYSEVFQWLVSNRQSVRNYKPDVVEKEKINRIIEVGRLSPSACNAQPWKFIVVDNPEIKNKIADATSNSVIGINHFTKQAPVHIVIVMESANFNSNFGSFMKNKNLPLIDIGIAASQICLQATAEGLGTCILGWFNETSVKKLLNIPRRKRPILIITLGYPADNELREKKRKSFDEVVSNNKY from the coding sequence ATGACAAACAATTATAGCGAAGTTTTTCAATGGTTAGTTAGCAATAGACAAAGCGTTCGGAATTACAAACCAGATGTAGTTGAAAAGGAAAAGATTAATAGAATTATTGAGGTAGGTCGATTATCGCCTTCAGCATGTAATGCCCAACCATGGAAATTTATAGTTGTTGATAATCCTGAAATTAAGAATAAGATTGCTGATGCTACATCAAATAGCGTAATTGGAATTAACCATTTTACAAAACAGGCACCAGTTCATATTGTAATTGTTATGGAATCAGCAAATTTCAATTCTAATTTTGGAAGTTTTATGAAAAATAAAAACCTTCCTTTAATTGATATTGGAATAGCAGCATCACAAATATGCCTTCAAGCAACAGCAGAGGGATTAGGAACTTGTATTCTTGGATGGTTCAACGAAACTTCTGTTAAGAAATTATTAAACATTCCAAGAAGGAAAAGACCAATCCTTATCATCACCCTTGGATATCCTGCTGATAATGAGTTGAGAGAGAAAAAGAGAAAATCTTTTGATGAAGTTGTTAGTAACAATAAGTACTAG
- a CDS encoding glycosyltransferase — MARIIIFATTDLISDQRVHRTALTLNQAGHSVLSIGRRLDKTPKKVEKKYQVQFFNMFFRTGFLFYFFFNLRVLFFLLFHKFDLVCSNDLDSLLGCRLGCFIKKKPIVYDSHEFFTETPELIDRPFTRRIWLTLEKLCLKGIKYSSTVSEGIANEYYKRYGIRMAVVRNLPFRNENFGHKSTRPTLIYQGALNKGRGVELAIEMMKYLSCYYLIIVGGGDLEIKFRKQVIDLNLFDRIEFRGRLPYDKLHELTSKAWLGLSLEEDLGLSYRYALPNKLFDYIQAQVAVMVSDLPEMSKVVNEYGVGMVASTRKPKELADLVLNFIENKVQREETIKNLNKAFNILVWENEKSILLELYEKALAG, encoded by the coding sequence ATGGCTCGAATAATAATATTTGCTACCACCGATTTAATTTCGGATCAACGCGTTCATCGTACTGCTCTAACATTAAATCAGGCTGGACATAGTGTGCTTTCAATAGGTCGAAGATTAGATAAAACCCCGAAAAAAGTTGAAAAAAAGTATCAGGTGCAATTTTTTAATATGTTTTTTAGAACAGGATTTCTGTTTTATTTCTTTTTTAATTTAAGAGTACTTTTCTTTTTACTGTTTCATAAATTTGATTTGGTATGTTCAAATGATCTTGATTCCCTTCTTGGATGCAGATTGGGTTGCTTTATAAAAAAGAAGCCTATTGTTTATGATAGCCATGAATTTTTCACAGAAACCCCTGAACTCATAGATCGACCATTTACAAGAAGGATATGGTTGACGCTTGAGAAATTATGTTTAAAAGGAATTAAATATTCAAGCACAGTTTCTGAGGGCATTGCAAATGAATATTATAAAAGGTATGGTATTAGAATGGCTGTTGTGAGAAATCTGCCTTTTAGGAATGAGAATTTTGGACATAAGAGCACTAGACCTACCTTAATATATCAGGGCGCATTAAATAAGGGAAGAGGTGTGGAACTTGCCATTGAAATGATGAAATACTTATCATGTTACTATTTAATTATTGTTGGAGGTGGTGATTTAGAAATTAAATTCAGAAAGCAGGTGATTGACTTGAATTTATTCGATAGAATTGAATTCAGGGGAAGACTTCCATACGATAAACTACATGAATTAACCTCGAAAGCATGGCTTGGACTATCTTTGGAAGAGGATTTAGGATTGAGTTATCGGTATGCTTTACCCAATAAGTTATTCGATTATATACAAGCTCAGGTTGCAGTAATGGTAAGTGATCTGCCCGAGATGTCGAAAGTAGTAAACGAGTATGGCGTGGGCATGGTTGCTTCAACCAGAAAACCAAAAGAACTAGCCGATTTGGTATTGAATTTTATTGAGAATAAGGTTCAAAGGGAAGAAACTATTAAAAACTTAAATAAGGCCTTTAATATTTTAGTTTGGGAAAATGAAAAATCAATACTTTTAGAGTTATACGAAAAGGCTTTAGCCGGCTAG
- a CDS encoding response regulator transcription factor, translated as MNVLIVEDEIAAARRLAKMMVAIEPTSQILSITDSISSTVEWIKNNKEPELILMDIHLADGSSFKIFDQIKIKCPIIFTTAYDQYAIQAFKVNSIDYLLKPIKEDELANSLKKYKEHRTEKSSIDFEKFLSTLRKSEQNYQLRFVVQFADKLKSVEVNTIAYFFALEKSVFLVTEDGHRYAIDYTLEKLDEVLNPKIFYRINRKFIVNFSAIKGMFTYSKSRVKIELLPNPETEVIVSSERASGFKEWLNQ; from the coding sequence ATGAACGTGTTGATTGTAGAAGATGAGATTGCTGCGGCTCGCAGGTTAGCTAAGATGATGGTTGCTATTGAACCCACATCTCAAATATTATCTATTACAGATAGCATATCGTCTACTGTTGAATGGATAAAGAACAACAAAGAACCAGAGCTCATCTTAATGGATATTCATCTTGCAGATGGTTCTAGCTTTAAAATATTCGATCAGATTAAAATTAAATGTCCTATAATTTTCACTACAGCCTATGACCAATATGCTATTCAAGCATTCAAAGTTAATAGCATCGATTACCTATTAAAACCAATAAAAGAGGATGAACTTGCAAATAGTTTAAAAAAGTATAAAGAACATCGGACTGAAAAATCTTCTATCGATTTTGAAAAATTTCTATCCACATTGCGAAAATCCGAACAAAACTATCAACTTCGATTTGTAGTTCAGTTTGCCGATAAGCTAAAATCCGTTGAGGTAAACACTATTGCATATTTCTTTGCACTCGAAAAATCAGTATTTCTAGTAACTGAAGATGGTCATCGATATGCAATTGACTATACCCTCGAAAAACTTGATGAGGTTTTAAATCCAAAGATTTTTTATAGAATAAACAGAAAGTTTATAGTAAATTTCTCAGCAATAAAAGGAATGTTCACCTACTCCAAATCAAGAGTAAAAATTGAACTTTTGCCAAACCCTGAAACAGAAGTAATTGTAAGCTCCGAAAGAGCTTCGGGTTTTAAGGAATGGTTAAATCAATAG
- a CDS encoding histidine kinase, which translates to MDDLTKNGNFIFKDKWVFIIGVLTITFGAPFIFNEYHSVFLSIKSLLSIAGSLVTTLIMWLGVRAIVIYLGENFPWQKNPLKHLIIEILAILLYTSIVGLFFFIINEIHPIESFEKNLRISIFFTLMITFFNTSIYEGWYFFMQWKETLTKTEKLEKENIKSQYETLKSQINPHFLFNNLNTLASLIEENPKMAVDYVQKTADYYRSILFLKDKEIITIEEELELIKTFFDLQSNRYGDNLKYTINIPSNQLYNFVAPLTLQMLVENAIKHNIISKEKPLTINIFTNDDSIIVSNNFQKRDLDQASNKFGLKNISDRYSFLTNKKVEIIETISNFTVSIPILTM; encoded by the coding sequence ATGGATGATTTAACAAAAAACGGTAATTTTATTTTTAAAGATAAATGGGTATTCATCATAGGTGTTCTAACAATCACTTTTGGTGCACCCTTTATCTTTAATGAATATCATTCAGTATTTCTAAGCATAAAATCACTCCTAAGTATTGCAGGTTCACTTGTCACAACCCTAATAATGTGGTTGGGAGTTAGAGCAATAGTAATTTATTTAGGCGAAAATTTCCCTTGGCAAAAGAATCCCTTAAAACACTTAATTATTGAGATTCTTGCCATTCTACTTTACACCTCTATAGTGGGATTATTTTTCTTCATAATAAATGAGATACACCCGATTGAGTCTTTCGAAAAAAATCTCAGAATTTCAATTTTTTTTACTCTGATGATCACCTTTTTCAATACATCAATTTATGAAGGTTGGTACTTTTTTATGCAATGGAAAGAAACTCTGACAAAAACGGAGAAACTTGAAAAGGAAAATATTAAGAGTCAATACGAAACGCTAAAGAGTCAGATTAATCCCCATTTTCTATTCAATAATCTTAACACTTTAGCCAGTTTAATCGAAGAAAATCCAAAAATGGCGGTTGATTACGTTCAAAAAACAGCCGATTATTATCGAAGCATTTTATTTTTAAAAGATAAAGAGATAATAACAATTGAAGAAGAACTAGAACTTATCAAAACTTTTTTCGACCTTCAATCGAACCGTTACGGCGATAATTTAAAGTATACAATAAATATTCCTTCAAATCAACTTTATAACTTTGTTGCCCCATTAACGCTGCAGATGCTTGTGGAGAATGCTATTAAGCATAATATCATCTCAAAGGAAAAACCATTAACAATTAACATTTTTACTAATGATGATAGTATTATCGTTAGCAACAATTTCCAAAAGCGCGATTTAGATCAAGCATCTAATAAATTTGGATTAAAGAATATCTCCGATAGGTACTCCTTCTTAACAAATAAAAAAGTCGAAATTATTGAAACCATTAGTAACTTTACTGTTTCAATCCCAATACTGACGATGTAG